The Anoplopoma fimbria isolate UVic2021 breed Golden Eagle Sablefish chromosome 1, Afim_UVic_2022, whole genome shotgun sequence region GAGACACCGACTGCAGCAGTATCCTGTTGGTCTCCAAACCTGTCTgtagctgacacacacacacacacacacacacacacacacacacacacacacacacacacacacacacacacacacacacacacacacacacacacacacacacacacacacacacacacacacacacacaccattatttttttttaagtaaatgtgtGGGAATTTCAAAATGAACATTCAGCATAAAGAATGCAGTATGTTTAACAATAGAGTAAGCTTCCTTGAAAATATAGCAAACATTATAACTGTCAATAGCGGTAATGGTAgctaaagagaaaaacaaatccaagCCTTGTTACCTGATTGGCCTTATCCTGGACAAGCTTTCTCTggtgctcctcctcctgtagTTTCATGTCCAGCTCCCGGATCTTCATCTGACATAATAACACATGTACAATCATCTTATTGTGGTAATAAAAAGAATAAGacaaatgatttatttcctctTGTCACTGCCCACCTGagatttaaacataaataatctTGTCAACATAATTCTGGCTAAGTGAGACAAAACCCAGACATGTGATTTCTTAACCTATCTGAGGAACCAGAGCTAGATATGTTGCTTTTGACCTACAGCATTTGGTGCTTGATCCTTTAGAACTAATCAATTTCTACCAAATTACAAGTAGTCACACCAAAATTTGACTTTTCCCTCTCAGATTGGGCTGCGTCCTTGTCTGTACCTCAGCCTTGTTTTGTGTACGTGTCAGCCTCAGATACTCCTGCTCCAGTCGATCCAGCTTCTCCAACTGGGCATTCTCAGACACCGTGTCAGTCTGTTGATCAGCTGACCTGGTcgtctccatggaaacctgaAAGCGTATAGAACAATTAATAAAGTTCTACAAATCTACTCACTCACACATTAAAGGCCTTTACTCAAAAGCGTTACAGGTTAACCTGCTGTTGGAGCAGGATGGTCCTTTCTGCCTTGGCACTGCGCAGCATCCTCTTCATGTGATCCAGCTGTCGCTCCAGCTTCACACAGCGAGACTCTGCAGCAGCCAGGTGAGTGATCAACACTGGAAGACAATGAGATACCATGAGATATAAGGAATAGtgggaaaaataaacaagttataATATGTTAATCATGCACCCACCTTGATTGCAGTTGGACTGTCCACTTATCTCTGTTTCTGGATTTATGTGATCCTTTGAGAGTCTCTGCGTGACTTTGTCACACTGCAGATGTGTGTATGATGCGTTTTCCCCCACAGTGTGCAGACTGCGCTCCGCATGTCCTTTCTCCAACTCCAACCTCTTGATCTTCTCCTGGAGGTTCCTCAAGGCGGATAAGATCTCTACACGTACACGACACATGGATTGGGTGGATTGAACATATTTGGGGCATGATTAAAGTCGTGGTGTAATAAGATATGATTTTTAGGTTTGGATGGAAAAGTTGCGAGGGTAGGatgggaagagagggaggatacAGTGAAAGAATGAATAGATGTCCGTGAAACTGAGACATTCAAGTAGTGCGGCATCATGTTGCACATGCTGTTACCATGGAGCTCTGAAAACACCACAATACCTCGAATGGAAActttgaaaagggaaaaacgaaacacaaacatgaatgaataaattaaagttACCTGCACTGCTGGTCTCTGGAAATGCCTTTCTGGGTGATGATGGGCGACCAGACTGATATGAGCGTGTCTGGGTTGTGTGATGCAAATGAGTGCTGATGAAGGGACGGTGAGAAGGGTAGTCCTTATATGATGGGAGTGAAAGGCTGTCGGATACTACTCCTCTGGGTGCTGGCGGTGGACAGAGCTCCTGCAGACAAAAAGGGCTAAATGTTGACCAGCATGCACAATATCTGGCGAATATTGATATTTGtagtatatttttttcaagtacATGAGTAAAGGGGATATGACTGTGATAGTAGCCTTCTCATCATGAGCAATAACAGTGCAACAATGAAGTTAATATGAGCTAAAACCTAAAATGTCATGCTCTAACTGACCTTAAAGCTACATCATCATGCATTGCTCAAGTCAAATATAACACATTAAGGTGAAACCTCTTCAGGTCTGCAACATCAGCTGATCTGAGTTGTGAGGTATCTTCACGTAAAGTCCAGCAGGGGCGAATAGATCTTAAATCTGACCTTTTGAGTAAATATAAGCTAAATGTAATGTTAGTCATTCATGGTTAAAGCTACCTTCTCCcgcgtagcagcagcagcagcatcaccgGGTGTTTTTGACAGCGTCTCCATTGAAATGCAGCCAACCCCGTCTGTAAGTAAACTATGCAAAATATGTGAATGTTAGTTTTAAAGTGTATTAACAGCCAAAACGTTTTGAATTCTGACTGACAGCCTGCTAGCTACGACTGTGGCTGCCACTGCTCATATATAGGTCATGAGAAGAAAACATCACTTGACAAACCACATCCATCCAGGGTTTCTGACTTGGGTTCGACTGATATCTACACCGGAGTAGCCCGTGTGGCGCCGCGCGGATACACGTTAACCGAACGTCATGCTCGAGTCAGCCGGACCGGCGTGACCGCAGCGAGAAAACAAGCGCACACCGTGTGTTGAGCggaaatgtagtttttcttCCGTGAAGATTCCAGAGTTTAGAACGCAGTTGTTCCATTTTTAAAACTACAATAACTGTGAGCCACTTGTGCCACAGAGgcggggagacagagagagagtatgcGAGACTTGCCCCGGGACTTTTCTTGCACGTTAACCACGTCTTGGACTGAAGAGGAGGTGGGTCTGGATTCTACCACGTTTTAGCTATGCATGTGTGGTTGTAGTTTATAGCATTCACTTCAAGTAACGTTACTATCTAACAAAAGACACGTAGGTTAACGCGAGACCCGCCCAATATGTAAAGTCCTGTTTAGTTCCTGTTTAGCTATGCCAGTGATAACTTTCCCCTATCTGTTATTCGTTTCTATCTTAAGTGAAAAGCAAAAGAAAGCTGAACTAATCCTCGCAGTGTCGCAGGTGTTACTGCCGGATATCGCACAGTTTGTCGCAATGCTATCAACCGTAAAGTGTATCGTTCGACGACCAGGATATTGTAAACAATGGCTGTCTTTCAGAAGctctgacaattttttttatcctgcaaTATTTCCCACTTAATAGCTCACCGTCTATTTTTGAATGAACACTGTCTTCATTGTTGTGATCTAACTGTGACATGTGGTATTTCTATTGGCtttttacatataaacataatatttgtACAACTGTGTTGCTTACTTTCATAatgtaatgattaaaaaagtttttcctttatgatatttttgaagCATGTCTAGAATTTATcccagaatatatatattttttaaaacaagatgtttttggTGCTAAATGCATTTTCCTGCAGGGGAAGCCTTTAGCTGACGTGAGATCTTCATTTCCCACACCATCATGTCCTCAGAGAACACCTTGTGAGTCTTTTGAAATATCTGCGAAGCATTTCTCAAACCAAATACATGGTTTATGTCAAGATAATTTACAGTTAAATCTAAATAATCTAATGTACGAGTTGTATTGcgttctgtttttttccagggaTGACGAGGACACCTTCAAGATCCTGATTGCTACAGATATTCATCTCGGTTACCTCGAGAAGGATGCTATTCGTGGCAATGACTCTTATAACACACTTGAGGAGATCCTGAAATGTGCTAAGACAAATCAGGTACATACAAGTTGATAAATGTGGATGACTCGGCACGTTTATCTCTGTCAGCTTGAATGGATGTAAGAAAGTCTATCTGCTCTAAATGCCCACTGTTTTCTATTTGCTTGTTTGCTTGCAGGTGGATTTCATCCTGCTGGGTGGTGATTTGTTCCACGAGAACAAGCCGTCACGGCGATGCCTCCACAGCTCCATCACTATGCTTAGACAATACTGCATGGGAGACACACCCATACAATTCAACATCCTCAGTGACCAGACTGTGAACTTCAACACCACTCAGTCagttctgctgtgtgtttggacattttattaaaacattattgtCTTGTtacattaaagttgttttatgtttgtttgacgTGTTGTAGGTTCCCCTGGGTTAACTATCAGGATGAAAACCTGAACATCTCTATTCCGGCATTCAGCATTCATGGTAACCATGATGACCCAACTGGGGTGAGTTGTGAGTccagcataaaataaataattggacACAACACAAGATCTTAATATCCAATATTCGTTTGTTTAATGTCACGGTTACTTTGTTTTCCTCAAGGCTGAAGGTTTGTGTGCGTTGGATCTGCTAAGTGCCTCTGGTCTTGTCAATCACTTTGGTCACTCCCATTCAGTGGAGAGGATAGAAATTAGTCCCATCCTCATGCAGAAAGGCAACACCAAGCTAGCCTTATTTGGTCTTGGTAAGACATTATTTGTATCACGGTGTACCTGGTTATATCCATTCCTAGAATATTCTTTGTCTGTGTTCTGCCAAGATTAGtaaaatgattcatattttggtttaaattatatatgcatgtgtgtttaggCTCTATCCCAGATGAGCGCTTGTACAGGATGTTTGTCAACAACCAGGTAACGATGCTTCGTCCCAAAGAAGACCAAGATGAATGGTTTAACCTCTTCACCATCCACCAGAACAGGTGTGGGCATGTTAATGGTTTAAGGATTTGAACCACTATATTTTCCCAATATTTCTCTACACTTTGTGATTTGTTCTGAATTGTTGTCTTTTCTGCCTATGTGTCTCTAGGAGTAAACACGGACCCACTAACTATATCCCTGAGCAGTTTCTGGATGATTTTGTCGACTTGGTGGTGTGGGGTCATGAGCACGAGTGTTTGATTGCGCCAACCAGAAATGAACAGCAGCTCTTCTATGTGACACAGCCTGGCAGCTCTGTAGCCACCTCCCTGTCCCCTGGAGAGGCAACCAAGAAGTAcgaacaaatacacacatactcaGACACACTGACAATGGATAATACACTTTATATTCTGAGGATGTCTTGAAGAGATAAAGTAGCCCTAACACTCTGTTTGTGTGGATAAAGGCACATAGGGCTGCTGAGGGTGAAAGGTCGTAAGATGAACCTGCAAAAGATCCCCCTAAAGACGGTGCGTCAGTTCTTCATACAAGACGTGGTGCTGGCTGACTACCAAGACCTCTTCACACCTGATACGCCCCAGGTCACAAAGAAAGTGGAGGACTTGTGCTATGCAAAGGTAACACTTAAAAGACACCAACAAACATCCAATGCTCATCTTACCATTCTCGCCCTCACCTGTCCCCTTATATCTGTGTCTTAATCTTTCCGTCATTCTGTAGGTCACAGAGATGTTGGAAGAAGCTGAAAGAGAAAGACTTGGATGTCCGCTCACCCCAGAGAAACCTCTTATTCGCCTCAGGGTGAGATGGACACACTTGCAGCGTGTGCACACACCTTCCTATTTCGCTCTTCAGTCAAATTAATCATCTTCATTGCCTTCCCAGGTGGACTACAGTGGAGGCTTCGATACGTTCAACACTTCTCGCTTCAGTCAGAAGTTCGTTGACCGCTTAGCCAACCCAAAAGACATCATTCACTTTCTCAGACGCCGTGAGCAGAAAGAAGACATCAAGGGTATGGCTAAATACACAGCTATGGATCTACAGAACACATCATTGATTCATGTGCAGCATTGtctatttgacatttttcaatcTTTGTGCTTTTCAGATGAGGTCAATGTTGACTACGgcaaactgttaaaaaacacagcagttgAAGGGCTGAGAGTGGAGGACCTGGTTAAACAATATTTTGAGGCAACCGAACAGGTACTGCACGAACACAGATTTACATTCGCACACTTGCATGGTGCATAAACACTTATCTactgtttctattatttatttatttttctttttaaaacgtGCGTGCATATCTTCACAGACAGTAAAGCTGTCCCTTCTGACGGAGCAGGGAATGGGGAAGGCAATTCAGGAGTTTGTAGACAAAGATGAGAAAGACGCCATTGAAGAGCTGATCACTTACCAGTTAGAGAAGACACAGCGCCACCTCCAGGCCAGAGGAGTAACCACGGAGCAGGATATAGACACTGAGGTAAGGGCTGAGGCTTGCATTGGAAGTGGGGCCGAGGATGCTAATGTTGCACGTCATTAAAAGAGtgcatgtttttacattttaagatcCAGCGATTCAGAGACTCAAAAAGGAACACAActgaggaggagaatgaaatcAAAGAAGTAAGTAAGGATTGCACACAAGCCTAAAATACTGAATGGTCTGTTGtgttacactgtgtgtgctTTATCTCTCCTTTCCTTAGGTTATCAGCAGAGCCAAAGCTCACCGCTTGGAGCGTGGCGATGAGCCTGTAGACTTTGATTTATCCAGTGAACTTACTTTGGACTCTGACGAAGGCTCGGCCCCTTTTGCTCCCCCCACACGTGGCAGAGGGCGAGGAGCCAGGGGGCGGGGTGTCCGgggaagagggagaggtgaGTTATCATATTATCTGTCACGGAGATGAAGTAAAAGTAGAGGTGCAGCGAGAGCAACACAGTGGTAAATAGTTGTTCCAAAGCTCTGTCCAAGAATGTAGGCTTGGTACAAGGCAATGAATCAGCAAATGCACCACTGAGTGGCAGGTCACACCAAACATACACAGTCACACAGCCTACCAGGCTATTGAGAAAGATTGATGCAGAAATATGCACAATTacctaattaaaatgttaatgctaTGTGTATACACTAGTTAATTAGAAAGGAAATGAGAGATATCTGAATGTACGTCTATGATGGACAGCCTCAGCAGACATTGGAGGATTTAAGCGGCTAAACCTAGAGTGTGTGAGGTAAACAAATAAGTCATCTGATATCCTCTACAGGTTTTTGACATAACAAGAATGTATCACTATAGTGTGGGCTTTTACAAAGACAACTGCTTTTTGAATGGCATCTGACAATATATGTTCAACTGCATGAATATGATGTGCATTGCATCATAAATCCTTGTTCTGAGTTGTTCATCTGTCCACCCAGGTGCAGCTGCCTCTGAACCAAAGCCAGCCGGTCGGGGCCGTTCCCAGAAATCCTCAACAACAACCCAAAGCAGGAGCATTATGCAAGGTAGGAGAGTGTGACATTatgcgtgtgtttgtgatgaTCTATAGACACACAGTTAGCGTTCTGTATTTAACACTTATATGCAAGACTGCGGCATCACTTTAAATTTCTTCCTTGACTTCAAAGTGcctctcttccctcttctttatACCTCATTGTTTAGCATTTCAAGCTTCATCCCAGAGATCATCTCGGACTGCAGATGAAGTAAGTTAAATGACGACATGCACGTATACAGTATGTAAACTGTACAATCCTTTAAACTTGCTTCGCATCTCTATCCATCTCCAGATGATCATTGATGACTCAGATGAAGATGTGCCTGTAATGAAAGCTACCCGACCCCCTCCAAAGTATGTCTTTGTTCGCTCTACAATGTGGCATTTCATTatattatgaaaagaaaaacctgcagAGACACACCGCTGTCCATACTGgattcagcctctctgtccttTAAATCTGTGATGCTTATTATGATCATTTGTTTTACCCTGGCTCCTTCCCTTTCTTCTCACAGGCCAGCAGCATCGTCGTCGTTGCCCTTCACCAAGTACAGCTCTCAGAGCCAGAGTCAGAGCCAGTCATCTAGAGGAGTTGCATTtgatgacagtgatgatgatgatgatgaggtaAAAACAAATCTGAGAAAAAGATGTTGCATGTATATGTGCTGGGGTGAAgtctctgatttatttttccaaggttgaaaaatgtattgtactGTAAAGTGGGACACCTATGTAATCACATAGTTTTCTGGGTATTTAAACACTTCTGAAGTCCTGATATTTTTTAGTATTACAATctcaacaaaaatgtatacCCCTACACTTAATCTCCCATAATCCATTTTATATTTGCTTGCCAAAAATGAATTGAACTATACTTGATTATCTTAACTTGGCAAattttgtgatctttttttccccatctgcttcttctttttttcttgatgcAGGACCCATTCAAAGGCCCCAGCCATCGTTCACGGAGATAACATAAGCGCACCTATTATGTAACACTTGTTAATGTTGTAACGGTAATAAGCATTTGAGCTGCTGCAGCGTTGTTCTGAgggacttttttattttctcagcaCTCCTAATGTTGACAATAGATAAGTTGATTAGCTACTAAAGGGCTAAAACTATCCAACCAATCTATTTTGGTAAAGGATAAAGGCTATAGGGGGCCATGGTGGAGATGGCTTTCAGACAAAATTAGCATTTGTTAGCCACCAGCTGAACCTTCCAACTAGTGCATCTGTTTCTGTACATCAACGCTGATGAAAGTTGGGTTTGTCATTAGCCTTTATAGCTCTCTGATATTCAGgaaattataaatgttttttcatacaTAACAACCGTCtccttgttttttaattatggtCTTTgtcttagtaaaaaaaaaatcagcttccTAAAAGAGTTCATAGATCAATGCATCGTCAAATGTGGCAAAAAAGTCCTTCTCACAGCTCACTTGACTCCTTTCATTGGCCCTCCAccctctgcttttgtcttttccATTCTCCCCAAAAAATCTGTCTGGTagaaattgttacattttaaggGGTCCAAGCACCAGTTGAGCTTGAGTAccagattctttttttccactgccTTGCTGCTAAAAACTGGTTTTGCAGCAGTTGAAGGTAGGGATGTAAAACAATTAAGGTTGGTGGTAAAGTTGGATCAATGGTCACGGACACAAAGGGACATCTATCCATGACAAGAGGGAAGTATAAGCCCAAGGCATTGGGAGGCAGTGGAAgaatacaactttattaatcaataattgttGTCTTAAGGAATGTTGCTGAAATATGAAATGACAACTGTCATTTGGTTCATCTTTTGTTCACAATTCATATAACTATTTACATAAAAGCTGTTCCCTGTTGTCTCCCTTGTTAACTTTGGGTCAGAGGATGTGTGCTTAGAAGGAGAGTAACACTGAATGcaacaaggagagagagagagagagatccagtTTTCTGCACATACGTGCAGTTGTGTGACCAAACAATTGCCAAGTTGCAGAAGaatgtctttattatatttacaaccTATTTACAGGTatataaaaatcaacaaattgtACCATATATACAGTCAAATGTTATCAGCCACCGTGGCACGCACCAAGTCTTAGAATAAATGtattcctatatatatatatatatatatatatatatatacaagtaaTTAACTACTGTTTTTAAATTCCGAGGTGCcaatttaaactatttttgtGTAGATCTCCATAGTGAAGAGAATGATATATAAACCAGAAATACAGGTAGATGTATTCTTTTACTTTGCTACAAATGGAAGgattaaat contains the following coding sequences:
- the mre11a gene encoding double-strand break repair protein MRE11, coding for MSSENTLDDEDTFKILIATDIHLGYLEKDAIRGNDSYNTLEEILKCAKTNQVDFILLGGDLFHENKPSRRCLHSSITMLRQYCMGDTPIQFNILSDQTVNFNTTQFPWVNYQDENLNISIPAFSIHGNHDDPTGAEGLCALDLLSASGLVNHFGHSHSVERIEISPILMQKGNTKLALFGLGSIPDERLYRMFVNNQVTMLRPKEDQDEWFNLFTIHQNRSKHGPTNYIPEQFLDDFVDLVVWGHEHECLIAPTRNEQQLFYVTQPGSSVATSLSPGEATKKHIGLLRVKGRKMNLQKIPLKTVRQFFIQDVVLADYQDLFTPDTPQVTKKVEDLCYAKVTEMLEEAERERLGCPLTPEKPLIRLRVDYSGGFDTFNTSRFSQKFVDRLANPKDIIHFLRRREQKEDIKDEVNVDYGKLLKNTAVEGLRVEDLVKQYFEATEQTVKLSLLTEQGMGKAIQEFVDKDEKDAIEELITYQLEKTQRHLQARGVTTEQDIDTEIQRFRDSKRNTTEEENEIKEVISRAKAHRLERGDEPVDFDLSSELTLDSDEGSAPFAPPTRGRGRGARGRGVRGRGRGAAASEPKPAGRGRSQKSSTTTQSRSIMQAFQASSQRSSRTADEMIIDDSDEDVPVMKATRPPPKPAASSSLPFTKYSSQSQSQSQSSRGVAFDDSDDDDDEDPFKGPSHRSRR
- the cep57 gene encoding centrosomal protein of 57 kDa, yielding METLSKTPGDAAAAATREKELCPPPAPRGVVSDSLSLPSYKDYPSHRPFISTHLHHTTQTRSYQSGRPSSPRKAFPETSSAEILSALRNLQEKIKRLELEKGHAERSLHTVGENASYTHLQCDKVTQRLSKDHINPETEISGQSNCNQVLITHLAAAESRCVKLERQLDHMKRMLRSAKAERTILLQQQVSMETTRSADQQTDTVSENAQLEKLDRLEQEYLRLTRTQNKAEMKIRELDMKLQEEEHQRKLVQDKANQLQTGLETNRILLQSVSPCLSSRQSKEKKSYSKKSSPQQSSYTQPHYRLSLRDVPFVTGTSVGCSHSVRANVQSVLSLLKRHQPHLCNSRVLSNNANGYETGCRRHSDGSSSSSSASGEELSELLQALQEELRLMSLEQDELMRQVEDSVSDQERKELQREQERLLLKMERKGEQINKLYKHKTQIKKLRKEANSRRNSGSEARVTSTTSTRGRSAAAVKVRPGERSKGNLRLLRDMRALQTHLKPTRT